From the Corythoichthys intestinalis isolate RoL2023-P3 chromosome 15, ASM3026506v1, whole genome shotgun sequence genome, one window contains:
- the jkamp gene encoding JNK1/MAPK8-associated membrane protein — translation MNGVAMTATCPGLYCGRIMLNGSVERDCGVCPRGERANIQKVCERCTESPELYDWLYLGFMAMLPLVLHWFFIEWYSGKKSSSALLQHITALLECSVSAVVTLLVMEPIGKLSINSCRVQMLSDWYTMLYNPSPDYINTLHCTQEAVYPLYTIVLIYYAFCLVLMMLLRPLLVKKIACGLGKSDRFKSIYAALYFFPILTVLQAVGGGLLYYAFPFIILVLSLVTLAVYMSASEIQTFKNLVAKKKRLVVLFSHWLLHAYGIISISRLDKLEQDLPLLALVPGPALFYIATAKFTEPSRILSEGSNGH, via the exons ATGAATG GTGTAGCCATGACCGCTACGTGCCCGGGCCTGTACTGCGGCAGAATAATGTTGAATGGATCAGTTGAAAGAGACTGTGGT GTTTGCCCTCGTGGAGAACGGGCTAATATCCAGAAAGTGTGCGAGCGTTGCACTGAGTCCCCTGAACTGTATGATTGGCTCTATCTTGGCTTCATGGCCATGCTACCTCTTGTGCTTCACTGGTTCTTCATTGAGTGGTATTCTGGAAAGAAAAG TTCCAGTGCTTTGCTGCAGCACATCACAGCCTTGTTGGAGTGCAGTGTCTCTGCCGTGGTTACGCTGTTGGTCATGGAGCCAATAGGGAAGCTTAGTATCAACTCCTGTCGAGTCCAAATGCTCTCAGATTGGTACACCATGCTGTATAATCCTAGTCCGGACTACATCAACACTTTGCACTGCACTCAGGAAGCAGTCTATCCACT GTACACCATTGTATTAATCTATTATGCCTTCTGCTTGGTGCTGATGATGCTGctacgccctctgctggttaaAAAGATAGCATGCGGTCTGGGCAAGTCTGATCGATTTAAGAGCATCTATGCCGCTCTTTACTTCTTCCCTATCCTCACTGTACTTCAGGCTGTCGGGGGAGGATTACTCT ATTATGCGTTTCCCTTTATAATACTTGTCCTATCTTTGGTTACTCTGGCCGTGTACATGTCTGCCTCCGAGATACAG ACCTTCAAAAACCTGGTTGCCAAGAAGAAGCGCCTGGTAGTCCTGTTCAGTCACTGGTTACTCCATGCGTATGGCATCATCTCCATCTCACGCCTCGACAAGCTGGAGCAGGACCTTCCGCTGTTGGCTCTCGTTCCCGGTCCCGCCTTGTTCTACATTGCTACAGCTAAGTTCACAGAGCCGAGCCGCATCCTATCAGAAGGCAGCAATGGACATTGA